One Purpureocillium takamizusanense chromosome 1, complete sequence genomic window carries:
- the PAK4 gene encoding serine/threonine protein kinase, STE, PAK/STE20 (COG:T~EggNog:ENOG503NZCA) has product MASLQVRWPEMSGTKQRALEDAKKMQKAVAEECAKSGREPPQYQLSELIGKGSFGRVYKATSQTSGELVAVKIIDIEESDTANPKLTDTYGDLLKEINALKLLSDSGAKNVNQVIEALPVGHSMWMITEYCAGGSVATLMRPTAPGGLQEKWIIPILREVAEAMYWVHRQGVIHRDLKCANVLVTEAGDVQLCDFGVAGVIETKFDKRSTFIGTPHWMAPELFDQSTSYGTEIDIWAFGAMVYEIASGLPPNVTDYIDPTRLGNHLKQQTPRLEGDQYSAGLKDLVAYSLQPDPAKRPTIEQVQRHPYIFKTDEAYPTSTLRHLVRAFKLWEAQGGDRRSLFAPGGAQGLSGDVSSTALANDEWSFSTTAAFDQQVLHDGGAQDVYDVYGSNVDFSQPPFEETSRPPKGKGRRRPPPHLPSVKAPLEKVFDPNTISNYEDNSRAYYGRPFMAPVSDLPLRDESAPAADVRESLIDLDASLHGSDLSQFVDMDTIKAGDPRASTDYDFGDASHYVKAPLSDPADVNNNRRTQDWKFPAMAPPASANPEMFRFPFTDEPSSTPDTGRPPLLHQQTEPLQNSMVFGDLASSKPSSVSRASVGSLIDLDMSFPDSATDYTRPSTSHSDVGSISGSEMGGAFELEKHASLYVTSNTVREPSIYVSDDSEYATAFADARSGHTSDGERSQHQLDTNEQQSANDTRPYSLSDFADMDPESMSPPPTAAPRMAKFPPPFQEQSQDLQERSPDESQSQSRSHSQSQGQSHEQGPGQFRETSPSNYAPLPRLPFAPTPAVMEGRASSEEVKHELRRMAMSLGDHLSHANAYLSALPIRPGGSATRLETVGDGD; this is encoded by the coding sequence ATGGCGTCTCTTCAGGTGCGATGGCCGGAAATGTCCGGCACCAAAcagcgcgccctcgaggacgccaagAAGATGCAAAAGGCCGTCGCGGAAGAGTGCGCCAAGTCCGGAAGGGAACCCCCCCAGTACCAGCTGTCGGAGCTCATCGGCAAAGGCAGCTTTGGCCGCGTCTACAAGGCCACCTCGCAAACGTcgggcgagctcgtcgccgtcaagatCATTGACATTGAGGAGAGCGACACGGCAAATCCGAAGCTCACCGACACCTACGGCGACTTGCTCAAGGAGATCAACGCGCTGAAGCTCCTgagcgacagcggcgccaaGAACGTCAACCAGGTCATCGAGGCCCTGCCTGTCGGGCACTCCATGTGGATGATCACAGAGTACTGTGCTGGCGGCAGCGTTGCCACTCTAATGAGGCCCACGGCGCCCGGTGGCCTTCAAGAGAAGTGGATTATCCCCATTCTTCGCGAGGTCGCCGAAGCAATGTACTGGGTGCACCGGCAGGGCGTCATCCACCGAGATCTAAAGTGCGCCAACGTCCTCGTGACAGAGGCCGGTGACGTCCAGCTTTGCGACTTTGGTGTTGCCGGTGTCATCGAGACCAAGTTCGACAAGAGGTCGACCTTTATCGGGACGCCTCACTGGATGGCACCCGAGCTCTTTGACCAGTCCACATCCTACGGCACCGAGATTGATATCTGGGCTTTCGGAGCCATGGTTTACGAAATTGCCTCCGGGCTGCCACCCAACGTCACCGATTACATTGACCCAACTCGGCTGGGCAACCACCTGAAGCAGCAGACGCCCCGTCTCGAGGGAGACCAGTACTCGGCTGGGCTCAAGGATTTGGTCGCCTATTCCCTGCAGCCCGATCCCGCGAAGCGACCGACAATCGAGCAGGTCCAACGTCATCCGTACATTTTCAAGACCGATGAGGCCTATCCTACCTCCACCCTGCGACACCTAGTTCGAGCCTTTAAGCTGTGGGAGGCCCAAGGAGGAGACCGTCGGTCCCTCTTCGCtccaggcggcgcccagggccTGTCCGGCGACGTGTCGTCCACCGCATTGGCCAACGACGAGTGGTCTTTCAGCACAACAGCTGCGTTTGACCAGCAAGTCCttcacgacggcggcgctcaggATGTGTACGATGTATATGGATCTAACGTCGACTTCAGCCAACCGCCGTTTGAAGAGACTTCACGGCCACCCAAGGGAAagggtcgccgtcgcccaccgCCACACCTACCGTCGGTAAAGGCTCCTCTTGAGAAGGTGTTTGACCCCAACACCATCTCCAACTACGAAGACAATTCGCGCGCCTACTATGGAAGGCCGTTCATGGCACCCGTGTCTGACCTTCCACTGCGCGACGAATCAGCCCCTGCTGCGGACGTGCGAGAATCATTGATTGATCTCGACGCCTCGCTGCATGGCAGCGATCTATCACAGTTTGTCGACATGGACACGATTAAGGCGGGAGATCCCCGTGCGTCTACCGACTATGACTTTGGTGACGCTTCTCATTACGTCAAGGCGCCCCTGAGCGATCCCGCCGACGTAAACAACAACCGCCGAACACAGGACTGGAAGTttcccgccatggccccgcCGGCTTCTGCAAACCCAGAAATGTTTAGATTCCCGTTTACGGACGAGCCTAGCTCGACGCCTGACACGGGACGCCCCCCGCTCTTGCACCAGCAGACAGAACCGCTACAGAACTCAATGGTCTTTGGTGACCTTGCCTCTTCGAAGCCCAGCTCGGTGAGCCGTGCCTCTGTCGGCAGCCTGATTGACCTCGACATGAGCTTTCCAGACTCTGCAACAGACTATACGCGTCCCTCTACCTCCCACTCGGATGTAGGGTCGATTAGCGGCTCCGAGATGGGCGGTGCGTTTGAGCTTGAGAAGCATGCGTCGCTCTATGTAACGTCCAACACGGTCCGGGAACCGTCCATTTATGTTTCGGATGACTCTGAGTACGCAACAGCCTTTGCAGACGCCCGCAGTGGGCATACCTCAGATGGCGAGCGCAGCCAGCATCAACTGGACACGAACGAGCAGCAGTCCGCCAACGATACCCGCCCCTATTCTCTCAGCGATTTTGCCGACATGGATCCCGAGTCCATGTCTCCTCCGCCcaccgcggcgccgaggatggccaAGTTCCCACCGCCATTCCAGGAGCAATCGCAAGATCTCCAGGAGCGGTCCCCGGATGAAAGCCAAAGCCAGAGCCGTAGTCACAGTCAAAGCCAGGGCCAGAGCCACGAGCAGGGCCCTGGGCAATTCCGGGAGACTTCGCCGAGCAATTACGCCCCCCTGCCACGGCTCCCGTTCGCGCCTACGCCAGCCGTCATGGAGGGCAGGGCCAGCTCGGAGGAGGTCAAGCACGAGCTGCGGCGCATGGCTATGAGCCTGGGCGACCACCTCAGCCACGCAAATGCGTACCTGTCTGCGCTACCCATTCGCCCGGGGGGCAGCGCGACGCGGTTGGAGACGGTCGGGGACGGCGATTGA
- the TEL2 gene encoding telomere binding protein (TransMembrane:3 (o816-835i847-869o889-911i)~COG:S~BUSCO:EOG09263YUI~EggNog:ENOG503NUCB), with translation MDGLLTPVSTTYLKATRDTEPLLKEVKPAQEVKETTIPSKVSSPDEALEILKNQPDYDTLIAVLRFLAPDSSSATAFHLQTPSPKSAAIVHILVTEIIPNYWTLLKEESTHDGTGPLSANADDAELARRCLRSVTGLNAVITHLKTILQEFKAEGKGPKRPDLHLHLTLFMDLLGGLLEGQHTIRAIWISSTTRLAEAAPRKIQSQQLLSAISSGRILSTAAEAAVVGTDEVPANSRWLTDGIEFSKWISLNVASWVKREPEGVETAFCADLIQRSLSLGYTSTVAKTMVDELLLSKDGRPEAFSTVCLQQPLASKKMMKLLLDYLSQRFLNSLALNDSSSNNVVSAVAGVIDAVAAGDAALATILVDWCTAASGAGLGDQIGIRRAVLAVLAKNKETITTVLEKSLAQFGDQLYIKHAAILQQEAHTQILLLSAGYVARLSPIKLSMLLRSGTYLSAISNRIAATHARARFLGMAVGESLSGLIDNKSKKLNFHMEEMDTDEAEWFKGLSSISDSVGSFDFLLSSSPTLSPPKPPKVVKPTSKTRKAKAKATVSAPVPKAIIEEVDSSDEEEDLKPYAKGSDPEDSDDDATLVQRNKPKAPVYIRDLITYLRDSENYDKQKLALQTAPVLIRRKANYGTEVSSHADELAGLLVGLQDRFDIEDFAEKRQQGMIALVVSQPKSMAPWFARTFFEGDYSLAQRTSILVTIGLSAREVAGYDTSQYQAAASFPSKRLPGKIEQLYLDPSQKPNRLPASQLRALPANAIDGIAQSVTSSFLAPLAAEAADATTGPDVLKLQTFTARYKSSAKAKPRVRAIPNTTAALLSASFFFPLTAHFQVALRSSRPVVLNPALLSLYLQTLGIVVNAAGPSTLSLPQLTSELWDLLLRVRVHVAGDVSALKGWFVAMAVLLEVNDGDMRRLCAEQGREVVETREWVSGVFERTRGDHDGGEENYVKMLAAGVLIKLGEAIEKYQALLLGDLVSFS, from the exons ATGGACGGCCTACTCACTCCAGTCAGCACCACCTACCTCAAGGCAACCCGCGACACCGAGCCGCTTCTCAAGGAGGTCAAGCCAGCACAAGAGGTCAAAGAGACAACTATCCCATCCAAGGTTTcctcgcccgacgaggccctggaGATTCTCAAGAACCAGCCAGACTACGACACGCTCATTGCAGTCCTGCGCTTCCTGGCCCCCGACTCAtcctcggcaacggcatTCCACTTGCAAACCCCGAGCCCCAAAAGTGCTGCCATAGTTCATATTTTGGTCACCGAGATCATACCAAACTACTGGACACTCCTTAAAGAAGAGTCAACCCACGATGGCACCGGGCCACTTTCCGCTAacgccgatgatgccgagcTGGCGCGACGGTGTCTGCGGAGCGTCACGGGCCTCAACGCTGTCATTACGCATCTCAAGACCATATTGCAGGAGTTTAAAGCCGAAGGAAAAGGCCCTAAGCGGCCCGATCTTCACCTTCACCTCACGCTGTTTATGGATCTCCTTGGCGGGCTATTAGAGGGCCAACACACCATTCGGGCGATTTGGatctcctccaccaccaggctcgccgaggccgcgccgcgcaagATTCAGTCCCAGCAACTGCTGTCAGCAATTAGCAGCGGTCGCATACTGTccactgccgccgaggcggctgtCGTCGGGACAGACGAGGTTCCAGCCAACTCTCGCTGGCTTACCGACGGCATCGAGTTTAGCAAGTGGATCAGTCTGAACGTTGCATCATGGGTAAAGCGAGAGCCAGAAGGCGTGGAGACTGCATTCTGCGCAGACCTCATTCAACGATCTTTATCGCTAGGCTACACTA GCACAGTAGCAAAGACGATGGTCGATGAGCTGTTGCTCTCCAAGGATGGACGGCCGGAAGCCTTCTCCACCGTCTGCCTCCAACAGCCCCTGGCGTCGAAGAAAATGATGAAGCTTCTGCTTGATTACTTGTCACAGCGCTTTCTGAACAGCCTGGCTTTAAACGACTCGAGCTCGAACAATGTCGTGTCAGCTGTTGCCGGTGTAATCGATGCCGTTGCggctggcgacgctgccctCGCGACAATTTTGGTGGACTGGTgtaccgccgcctcgggagCTGGGTTAGGCGACCAAATCGGCATTCGGCgtgccgtgctcgccgttCTGGCCAAAAACAAGGAGACGATCACAACAGTCTTGGAAAAGAGCCTGGCACAGTTCGGTGACCAGCTATACATCAAGCACGCCGCCATTCTGCAGCAAGAAG CTCACACTCAGATACTACTACTGAGCGCCGGCTACGTAGCCAGACTATCTCCCATCAAGCTTTCCATGCTTCTGCGTTCTGGCACATACCTATCCGCCATATCAAATCGCATAGCTGCAACACACGCCAGAGCTCGCTTTTTGGGGATGGCAGTCGGCGAGTCTCTATCGGGGTTGATTGATAATAAGTCCAAGAAACTTAACTTCCATATGGAGGAGATGGacaccgacgaggccgagtgGTTCAAGGGTCTAAGCAGTATTTCTGACTCAGTTGGTTCCTTTGATTTTCTGCTCTCTTCTTCCCCAACCCTGTCACCGCCCAAGCCACCTAAGGTGGTAAAACCCACATCTAAAACGCGAAAAGCAAAAGCAAAGGCTACTGTTTCAGCACCAGTGCCCAAGGCCATAATTGAGGAGGTCGATTCGtctgacgaggaagaagatcTGAAGCCCTACGCTAAAGGGTCAGATCCTGAAGACTCGGACGATGATGCCACCCTCGTCCAGCGCAACAAGCCAAAAGCCCCAGTCTACATCCGTGACCTCATCACCTACCTCCGCGACTCGGAAAACTATGACAAGCAGAAGCTGGCTCTCCAGACAGCTCCCGTGTTGATACGGCGAAAGGCGAATTACGGCACTGAGGTCAGCtcccacgccgacgagctcgctgGGCTGCTGGTGGGGCTTCAGGACAGGTTCGACATTGAAGACTTCGCCGAGAAGAGGCAGCAGGGGATGATTGCTCTCGTGGTGTCTCAGCCAAAGTCCATGGCGCCTTGGTTTGCGCGCACCTTTTTTGAAGGCGACTACTCCCTGGCCCAGAGGACGTCTATACTTGTTACTATAGGTCTTTCCGCAAGGGAAGTCGCTGGCTACGACACTTCCCAGTATCAGGCAGCGGCATCTTTTCCCTCTAAAAGGCTCCCGGGGAAGATTGAGCAGCTTTACCTCGATCCGTCACAGAAGCCTAACCGGCTACCTGCGTCTCAGCTCAGGGCCCTGCCTGCAaacgccatcgacggcatcgcTCAGTCGGTGACATCTTCATTCCTCGCCCCACTGGCCGCCGAAGCTGCGGACGCCACGACTGGCCCCGACGTACTTAAACTACAAACATTCACGGCGCGGTACAAGTCTAGTGCCAAAGCAAAGCCTCGCGTCCGCGCCATCCCGAACACGACCGCCGCGCTCCTCTCGGCAtccttcttctttccccTGACCGCGCACTTCCAGGTCGCCCTCCGCTCGTCCAGGCCCGTCGTCTTGAACCCAGCCCTCCTGTCTCTCTACCTCCAGACTctgggcatcgtcgtcaacgcaGCCGGCCCCTCCACGCTGTCCCTGCCTCAACTGACGTCTGAGCTGTGGGACCTGCTCCTGCGCGTGCGTGTTcacgtcgcgggcgacgtgtCCGCCCTCAAGGGCTGGTttgtcgccatggccgtgctcctcgaggtcaacgacggcgacatgcgGAGGTTATGTGCggagcagggcagggaggTGGTCGAGACGCGGGAGTGGGTCAGCGGCGTGTTCGAGAGGACGAGGGGCGACCATgacggcggggaggagaATTACGTCAAGATGCTGGCTGCCGGTGTGCTCATCAAGTTGGGCGAGGCCATTGAGAAGTATCAGGCACTTTTGCTGGGCGATTTAGTGAGCTTCTCGTAG
- the uba3 gene encoding E1 ubiquitin-activating enzyme (COG:O~EggNog:ENOG503NU43), protein MSVDAHESVGAAADREEARWRYLNQIRRNPGPFTDPEATSEEFLAQFEKFKVLVIGAGGLGCEILKNLAMSHFRDIHVIDMDTIDISNLNRQFLFRSTDVGKYKAEVAAKFVEKRVRGVSITPHNSRIQDFDDSFYKQFQLVICGLDSIEARRWINAMLVNIADEAEDPDGIKPLIDGGTEGFKGQARVIFPSMTSCIECQLDMHAPRAAVPLCTIASIPRQPEHCIEWAHIIAWEKEKPFPTLDKDDPEHVTWLFQKALARAQEFDIPGVTYSLTQGTIKNIIPAIASTNAIIAAACCNEAFKIATTSAPCLGFENNYMMYSGNDSIYTYTFKHEKKDDCPVCGRQARPLDLDPGSTLQDLLDSLALRPEAQLKKPSIRAQDKTLYMRFPPSLEEQTRANLEKTIAELGLEDGQQVVVTDPAFPLEFNYFLKFKTGSQT, encoded by the exons ATGAGCGTCGACGCACACGAatccgtcggcgccgccgcggaccgCGAGGAAGCACGATG GAGATATCTCAACCAGATTCGCAGGAACCCCGGTCCGTTTACCGATCCGGAGGCCACTTCAGAGGAGTTTCTGGCGCAGTTTGAGAAGTTCAAAGTCTT GGTAAT CGGTGCCGGAGGTCTGGGCTGTGAGATCCTCAAGAATTTGGCCATGTCGCATTTCAGGGACATTCACGTCATCGACATGG ATACCATTGACATATCCAATTTGAACCGACAGTTCCTGTTCCGGAGCACCGACGTCGGCAAGTACAAAGCCGAGGTTGCCGCCAAGTTCGTCGAGAAGCGCGTCCGGGGCGTGTCCATCACGCCGCACAACAGCCGGATACAGGACTTTGACGATTCCTTCTACAAGCAGTTCCAGCTCGTCATCTGCGGTCTCGACAGCATTGAAGCGCGTCGCTGGATCAACGCCATGCTTGTAAACattgccgacgaggccgaggacccAGACGGCATCAAGCCCCTCATTGAcggcggcaccgagggcTTCAAGGGCCAGGCTCGCGTCATCTTCCCATCCATGACCTCGTGCATCGAGTGCCAGCTCGACATGCAtgccccgcgcgccgccgttccGCTGTGCACCATTGCCTCCATACCCAGACAGCCCGAGCACTGCATTGAATGGGCCCACATCATTGCGTGGGAAAAGGAGAAACCCTTTCCGAcgctcgacaaggacgaTCCCGAACACGTCACCTGGCTCTTCCAAAAGGCTCTTGCTCGCGCCCAGGAGTTTGACATTCCCGGGGTCACCTACTCTCTCACCCAGGGCACCATCAAGAACATCATCCCGGCCATAGCCTCCAccaacgccatcatcgccgccgcatgcTGCAACGAGGCCTTCAAGATCGccacgacgtcggcgccatgCTTGGGCTTCGAGAACAACTACATGATGTACTCGGGCAACGATAGCATCTACACCTACACGTTCAAGCATGAGAAAAAAGACGACTGCCCCGTTTGCGGGCGCCAGGCCCGgcccctcgacctcgaccccGGCTCGACACTCCAGGACCTGCTAGACTCACTGGCCCTCCGCCCAGAGGCGCAGCTGAAGAAGCCCTCGATCCGCGCCCAGGACAAGACGCTGTACATGCGCTTCCCCCCAAGCCTGGAGGAGCAGACGAGGGCGAACCTGGAAAAGACCATTGCGGAGCTGGGATTGGAGGATGGCCAACAGGTCGTCGTTACTGACCCGGCATTCCCGCTGGAGTTTAATTATTTCCTCAAGTTCAAAACAGGTTCGCAGACGTAG
- the uba3 gene encoding E1 ubiquitin-activating enzyme (COG:O~EggNog:ENOG503NU43), with protein sequence MSHFRDIHVIDMDTIDISNLNRQFLFRSTDVGKYKAEVAAKFVEKRVRGVSITPHNSRIQDFDDSFYKQFQLVICGLDSIEARRWINAMLVNIADEAEDPDGIKPLIDGGTEGFKGQARVIFPSMTSCIECQLDMHAPRAAVPLCTIASIPRQPEHCIEWAHIIAWEKEKPFPTLDKDDPEHVTWLFQKALARAQEFDIPGVTYSLTQGTIKNIIPAIASTNAIIAAACCNEAFKIATTSAPCLGFENNYMMYSGNDSIYTYTFKHEKKDDCPVCGRQARPLDLDPGSTLQDLLDSLALRPEAQLKKPSIRAQDKTLYMRFPPSLEEQTRANLEKTIAELGLEDGQQVVVTDPAFPLEFNYFLKFKTGSQT encoded by the exons ATGTCGCATTTCAGGGACATTCACGTCATCGACATGG ATACCATTGACATATCCAATTTGAACCGACAGTTCCTGTTCCGGAGCACCGACGTCGGCAAGTACAAAGCCGAGGTTGCCGCCAAGTTCGTCGAGAAGCGCGTCCGGGGCGTGTCCATCACGCCGCACAACAGCCGGATACAGGACTTTGACGATTCCTTCTACAAGCAGTTCCAGCTCGTCATCTGCGGTCTCGACAGCATTGAAGCGCGTCGCTGGATCAACGCCATGCTTGTAAACattgccgacgaggccgaggacccAGACGGCATCAAGCCCCTCATTGAcggcggcaccgagggcTTCAAGGGCCAGGCTCGCGTCATCTTCCCATCCATGACCTCGTGCATCGAGTGCCAGCTCGACATGCAtgccccgcgcgccgccgttccGCTGTGCACCATTGCCTCCATACCCAGACAGCCCGAGCACTGCATTGAATGGGCCCACATCATTGCGTGGGAAAAGGAGAAACCCTTTCCGAcgctcgacaaggacgaTCCCGAACACGTCACCTGGCTCTTCCAAAAGGCTCTTGCTCGCGCCCAGGAGTTTGACATTCCCGGGGTCACCTACTCTCTCACCCAGGGCACCATCAAGAACATCATCCCGGCCATAGCCTCCAccaacgccatcatcgccgccgcatgcTGCAACGAGGCCTTCAAGATCGccacgacgtcggcgccatgCTTGGGCTTCGAGAACAACTACATGATGTACTCGGGCAACGATAGCATCTACACCTACACGTTCAAGCATGAGAAAAAAGACGACTGCCCCGTTTGCGGGCGCCAGGCCCGgcccctcgacctcgaccccGGCTCGACACTCCAGGACCTGCTAGACTCACTGGCCCTCCGCCCAGAGGCGCAGCTGAAGAAGCCCTCGATCCGCGCCCAGGACAAGACGCTGTACATGCGCTTCCCCCCAAGCCTGGAGGAGCAGACGAGGGCGAACCTGGAAAAGACCATTGCGGAGCTGGGATTGGAGGATGGCCAACAGGTCGTCGTTACTGACCCGGCATTCCCGCTGGAGTTTAATTATTTCCTCAAGTTCAAAACAGGTTCGCAGACGTAG
- a CDS encoding uncharacterized protein (COG:U~COG:Y~BUSCO:EOG09263CLY~EggNog:ENOG503NZK8) produces MAPVKQAAWRSAPSAEELDRRNTVGINLETVTDVTSTDYPGHHPGEDLAFTIDRFRSGFSVRFHQNEANLASFSLVGLDASLANAFRRILIAEIPTLAIENVYIENNTSVIQDEVLAHRLGLIPFNGGREGLQNFLKWHKKPQPGEDPYATCFDWNTVRLELNVTCTVNKDAAPDETDPTKAYHNAHVYARDIVFVPTGKQVEHFGGEDAIRPVNPDILIAKMRPRQTINLSMHMHKGIGADHAKFSPVATASYRLMPTIKILKPILGPDADKFARCFPEGVIGLEPVTKKEAAQRGSGYEGHAGELKAVVRDAMKDTVSRECLRHPEFEGKVKLGRRRDHFIFSIESSGQWDSDELFLESVKHLKLKCKKLEQQVINMAR; encoded by the exons ATGGCTCCCGTAAAGCAGGCAGCATGGCGGAGTGCGCCGAGCGCAGAGGAGCTCGATCGCCGAAAT ACGGTCGGCATCAACCTCGAAACGGTCACGGACGTGACATCGACAGACTACCCGGGCCACCACCCgggcgaggacctggccTTCACGATCGACCGCTTCCGATCCGGCTTCTCCGTGCGCTTCCACCAAAACGAGGCCAACCTCGCGTCCTTTTcgctcgtcgggctcgacgcctcgctcgccaaCGCCTTCCGCCGCATCCTCATCGCCGAGATCCCCACGCTGGCCATTGAGAACGTCTACATCGAGAACAACACGTCGGTCATCCAGGACGAGGTGCTGGCGCACCGCCTGGGCCTCATCCCCTtcaacggcgggcgcgagggccTGCAGAACTTCCTCAAGTGGCACAAGAAGccgcagcccggcgaggaCCCCTACGCCACCTGCTTCGACTGGAACACggtgcgcctcgagctcaacGTGACGTGCACCGTCAACAAGGACGCGGCGCCCGACGAGACGGACCCGACCAAGGCCTACCACAACGCCCACGTCTACGCCCGCGACATCGTCTTCGTGCCCACGGGCAAGCAGGTCGAGcactttggcggcgaggacgccatcCGGCCCGTCAACCCGGACATCCTCATCGCCAAgatgcgcccgcgccagaCCATCAACCTGTCCATGCACATGCAcaagggcatcggcgccgaccaCGCCAAGTTCTCGCCCGTGGCCACCGCCTCGTACCGCCTCATGCCCACCATCAAGATCCTCAAGCCCATCCTgggccccgacgccgacaagtTCGCGCGCTGCTTCCCCGAGggcgtcatcggcctcgagcccgtgaccaagaaggaggcggccCAGCGGGGCAGCGGCTACGAGggccacgccggcgagctcaaggccgtcgtGCGCGACGCCATGAAGGACACGGTCAGCAGGGAGTGCCTGCGGCATCCCGAGTTCGAGGGCAAGGTCAAGCTGGGCCGGAGGCGGGACCACTTCATCTTCTCCATCGAGAGCTCCGGGCAGTGGGACAGCGACGAGCTGTTCCTGGAATCGGTCAAGCACCTCAAGCTCAAGTGTAAGAAGCTGGAACAGCAGGTCATCAACATGGCGAGGTGA